The following coding sequences lie in one Paroedura picta isolate Pp20150507F chromosome 10, Ppicta_v3.0, whole genome shotgun sequence genomic window:
- the MAP9 gene encoding microtubule-associated protein 9 isoform X1, with product MSAEDIVTTLAYSKSPKFSKRTTFQEELQEALFARAARQNSTEYPDDFESDEEDDYSWKRETVDDLALSEDEERTRATCLLESKKLSEDSQRDDSELSVSEEELNVEQDQDQQNKVPITELQMERNDMVPHKSDNKPVPKPREFKTKPASASAENISIPALDDYSKPSPQPRSMLRKSSHLEDYEGSKTEDRTSIGHRSFSLSAPSSLTRLNDQVKKSEQRALSESPGPEGPWIASSSSPFPINFSSLNERTGDSNPIMSEEECSKDQDQKETDNCSDLKLQESGRESPSVIELMMTTVYEKTKKLNKSAEGYLEGKLQRSEYDAADEGSDETTKEDKSEQKIALSTSKVALNMSKDSVKEEIEEKATPPQRTKPPTGRSLSSTYLKKTGKPSCIPISTSSQYLGTLKVLDNKHLKKYSAELDKADSLRAAVYQDWLEKKRIFLLELQRIKRNKAEKLQDKNEKKQAAKKEEAAASFEAWKAMKEKEAKKLAEKKRLEEEKKKKEAKQNEKKKEEAQKAAFEKWKEKKAEYIKEQTRREKRVEILKKKKEEEIVAEKKKDSRSAVEKWNEKKQDFMKQKKKEKIQERKKEVEEQFDKEEKDKKAVEEYEKWLEKKELKERIQKKQKKLQVILEDEMPPPWSPPGKVVSSRSY from the exons ATGTCTGCTGAAGATATTGTCACCACTTTAGCCTACAGCAAGAGCCCAAAGTTCTCCAAAAGAACCACTTTTCAG gaaGAGCTACAAGAAGCACTTTTTGCTCGTGCAGCAAGACAGAACAGTACCGAATATCCGGATGACTTTGAGAGTGATGAAGAGG ATGACTATTCTTGGAAAAGAGAAACTGTTGATGACTTGGCTTTGTCGGAGGATGAAGAGAGAACTCGGGCAACATGCTTGTTGGAAAGTAAAAAACTAAGTGAAGACAGCCAAAGAGATGACTCAGAACTTTCAGTTTCTGAAGAAGAGTTAAATGTTGAGCAGGATCAAGATCAACAGAACAAGGTACCCATCACTGAGCTGCAGATGGAGAGGAATGACATGGTGCCACACAAGTCTGACAACAAGCCTGTACCAAAGCCCAGGGAATTCAAGACTAAACCAGCCTCAGCTTCAG CTGAGAACATCAGCATTCCTGCCCTAGATGATTATTCAAAGCCATCTCCTCAACCCAGAAGTATGTTAAGAAAAAGTAGCCATCTGGAGGACTACGAAGGATCCAAGACAGAGGACAGAACATCTATTGGCCACAGGTCATTTTCACTGTCTGCACCATCTTCCCTTACACGGTTGAATGATCAAGTGAAGAAATCTGAACAAAGAGCACTTTCTGAAAGTCCTGGTCCTGAG GGTCCTTGGATAGCAAGCTCCTCATCACCATTTCCTATTAATTTTTCATCACTGAATGAGAGAACTGGAGACTCCAACCCAATAATGTCAGAGGAAGAATGTTCAAAAG accaggaccaaaaagaaacTGACAACTGCAGTGACCTGAAATTGCAGGAAAGTGGCCGAGAATCCCCTTCTGTAATAGAACTAATGATGACAACAGTTTATGAGAAAACTAAAAAACTGAACAAATCAGCTGAAGGTTACCTGGAAGGCAAGCTGCAGAGATCAGAATATGATGCTGCTGACGAGGGCTCAGATGAAACAACTAAGGAGGATAAGTCTGAACAGAAGATAGCACTAAGTACTTCCAAGGTTGCATTGAATATGTCAAAGGATTCAGTAAAG GAAGAAATTGAAGAAAAAGCAACACCACCACAAAGAACAAAGCCGCCAACAGGCAG aTCTTTGAGCTCTACATATTTGAAGAAAACAGGGAAGCCTTCTTGTATCCCAATAAGTACATCTTCTCAATATTTAGGAACATTAAAGGTCTTGGACAACAAGCATCTAAAAAAATATAGTGCTGAACTTGATAAGGCAGATAGTTTACGGGCAGCTGTTTATCAG GACTGGTTGGAAAAGAAAAGAATCTTCCTGTTGGAACtacaaagaataaaaagaaataaagcagagaaactgcaggataaaaatgaaaag AAACAAGCTGCTAAGAAAGAAGAAGCAGCTGCATCCTTTGAAGCTTGGAAGGCaatgaaagaaaaggaagcaaagaaATTGGCTGAAAAAAagaggctagaagaagaaaagaaaaagaaagaagcaaaacaaaatgagaagaaaaaagaagaagcacaAAAGGCA GCTTTtgagaaatggaaagaaaagaaagctgaatACATAAAAGAGCAAACAAGAAGGGAGAAAAGGGTTGaaatattaaaaaagaagaaagaagaggagattgttgcagagaaaaagaaagatagcAGGTCTGCTGTTGAAAAATG GAATGAGAAAAAACAAGACTTcatgaagcaaaagaaaaaagaaaaaatccaagaaagaaaaaaggaagtagAGGAACAATTTGATAAAGAAGAAAAGGATAAAAAAGCTGTAGAAGAATATGAAAAATGGCTG
- the MAP9 gene encoding microtubule-associated protein 9 isoform X2, translated as MSAEDIVTTLAYSKSPKFSKRTTFQEELQEALFARAARQNSTEYPDDFESDEEDDYSWKRETVDDLALSEDEERTRATCLLESKKLSEDSQRDDSELSVSEEELNVEQDQDQQNKVPITELQMERNDMVPHKSDNKPVPKPREFKTKPASASAENISIPALDDYSKPSPQPRSMLRKSSHLEDYEGSKTEDRTSIGHRSFSLSAPSSLTRLNDQVKKSEQRALSESPGPEGPWIASSSSPFPINFSSLNERTGDSNPIMSEEECSKDQDQKETDNCSDLKLQESGRESPSVIELMMTTVYEKTKKLNKSAEGYLEGKLQRSEYDAADEGSDETTKEDKSEQKIALSTSKVALNMSKDSVKEEIEEKATPPQRTKPPTGRSLSSTYLKKTGKPSCIPISTSSQYLGTLKVLDNKHLKKYSAELDKADSLRAAVYQDWLEKKRIFLLELQRIKRNKAEKLQDKNEKKQAAKKEEAAASFEAWKAMKEKEAKKLAEKKRLEEEKKKKEAKQNEKKKEEAQKAFEKWKEKKAEYIKEQTRREKRVEILKKKKEEEIVAEKKKDSRSAVEKWNEKKQDFMKQKKKEKIQERKKEVEEQFDKEEKDKKAVEEYEKWLEKKELKERIQKKQKKLQVILEDEMPPPWSPPGKVVSSRSY; from the exons ATGTCTGCTGAAGATATTGTCACCACTTTAGCCTACAGCAAGAGCCCAAAGTTCTCCAAAAGAACCACTTTTCAG gaaGAGCTACAAGAAGCACTTTTTGCTCGTGCAGCAAGACAGAACAGTACCGAATATCCGGATGACTTTGAGAGTGATGAAGAGG ATGACTATTCTTGGAAAAGAGAAACTGTTGATGACTTGGCTTTGTCGGAGGATGAAGAGAGAACTCGGGCAACATGCTTGTTGGAAAGTAAAAAACTAAGTGAAGACAGCCAAAGAGATGACTCAGAACTTTCAGTTTCTGAAGAAGAGTTAAATGTTGAGCAGGATCAAGATCAACAGAACAAGGTACCCATCACTGAGCTGCAGATGGAGAGGAATGACATGGTGCCACACAAGTCTGACAACAAGCCTGTACCAAAGCCCAGGGAATTCAAGACTAAACCAGCCTCAGCTTCAG CTGAGAACATCAGCATTCCTGCCCTAGATGATTATTCAAAGCCATCTCCTCAACCCAGAAGTATGTTAAGAAAAAGTAGCCATCTGGAGGACTACGAAGGATCCAAGACAGAGGACAGAACATCTATTGGCCACAGGTCATTTTCACTGTCTGCACCATCTTCCCTTACACGGTTGAATGATCAAGTGAAGAAATCTGAACAAAGAGCACTTTCTGAAAGTCCTGGTCCTGAG GGTCCTTGGATAGCAAGCTCCTCATCACCATTTCCTATTAATTTTTCATCACTGAATGAGAGAACTGGAGACTCCAACCCAATAATGTCAGAGGAAGAATGTTCAAAAG accaggaccaaaaagaaacTGACAACTGCAGTGACCTGAAATTGCAGGAAAGTGGCCGAGAATCCCCTTCTGTAATAGAACTAATGATGACAACAGTTTATGAGAAAACTAAAAAACTGAACAAATCAGCTGAAGGTTACCTGGAAGGCAAGCTGCAGAGATCAGAATATGATGCTGCTGACGAGGGCTCAGATGAAACAACTAAGGAGGATAAGTCTGAACAGAAGATAGCACTAAGTACTTCCAAGGTTGCATTGAATATGTCAAAGGATTCAGTAAAG GAAGAAATTGAAGAAAAAGCAACACCACCACAAAGAACAAAGCCGCCAACAGGCAG aTCTTTGAGCTCTACATATTTGAAGAAAACAGGGAAGCCTTCTTGTATCCCAATAAGTACATCTTCTCAATATTTAGGAACATTAAAGGTCTTGGACAACAAGCATCTAAAAAAATATAGTGCTGAACTTGATAAGGCAGATAGTTTACGGGCAGCTGTTTATCAG GACTGGTTGGAAAAGAAAAGAATCTTCCTGTTGGAACtacaaagaataaaaagaaataaagcagagaaactgcaggataaaaatgaaaag AAACAAGCTGCTAAGAAAGAAGAAGCAGCTGCATCCTTTGAAGCTTGGAAGGCaatgaaagaaaaggaagcaaagaaATTGGCTGAAAAAAagaggctagaagaagaaaagaaaaagaaagaagcaaaacaaaatgagaagaaaaaagaagaagcacaAAAG GCTTTtgagaaatggaaagaaaagaaagctgaatACATAAAAGAGCAAACAAGAAGGGAGAAAAGGGTTGaaatattaaaaaagaagaaagaagaggagattgttgcagagaaaaagaaagatagcAGGTCTGCTGTTGAAAAATG GAATGAGAAAAAACAAGACTTcatgaagcaaaagaaaaaagaaaaaatccaagaaagaaaaaaggaagtagAGGAACAATTTGATAAAGAAGAAAAGGATAAAAAAGCTGTAGAAGAATATGAAAAATGGCTG